The Penaeus vannamei isolate JL-2024 chromosome 23, ASM4276789v1, whole genome shotgun sequence DNA window TTATATCTCCTTCTTATCAGCTGTctgtaatattaataacactacAAGAAACCACATATgctgataacgacgatgataacgaCTCTGCCAGCGCTACGATTTTCTTTCCATTTGACCTCTATcagatattaataatgttaatacaacCACAGGCAGGCAAAGATACACAACCCGTCTCCAGACTCGCTCATGTATTCCAGTCGCGTTCTATCGAGCAgctatatatgcaaatagatttTATTCATGTGGCCTGTATGCAATCGAGTACTCCACATCAACACGCTAATTGCAAACTACATGAATTAAAGGGGGTACTTGAGACTATGTTTGTTTATACTAATAGTCCGGTTTGGCGATTTTTAACCGGGGAGGAGGGTTTCTACGCTTCTCGTTTCATTATTTGGTATATGATATCTTTAttggtgtatgtatatttctcttgattcattttcatttcatatttttacgACTGGCTATCTGTTAATGTTGCTGtctccttaatatatatatatatatatatatatatatatatatatatatatatatatatatatatatatacagatgtagatatagatagatagatatgtgtgtatatatatttatatgtatgtgtgtgcttctaaATGTtaacctatacatgtatatggcgatacttatttattttaaaagATATGCAAAAAGTATAGTAATTAGGATCAAAaacatttctatttttcataAATAACATTTTATTCTTAACACAATCAAGAAAAGACAAGCCTGATACGGACAAAGAAAGTGTCTAGTTTtccttatgctatatatatatttacattcacacataAGTATCACACAATTGATGAGTCCACGTGTGTCTTGCTTCTATCACCGTTAatgtatactattatcattattactcttatatatgtaacttattcttatcattatcatctttggtaGTTCATGGCCTTCTGTTAgccgtaaaataataattttctgtGATACATCTCTTGTACGAATCGTTATTTCTGTGTATGGATTTTTTCACtgccaataattaaaaaaaaaaacacgaaaactttCCATCAAACTTACCCTTCCAGTGCTGTCAATTCTCACCGCAGTGCCATCGCATAAATAAATTCATTTCAACCTCTCGTATCATAATTTCACCaaattctcttccattcttttacTACCAAGGCCTCGCCCCGTTTCACTGTTAATACACATCGGTTATCTTAACAAATTCCTCGAACGTTAGCTTTGACACTATCTCGTATTCAGGAATAAATGATCTGAACGTCATATCACAGGCACATAAGGAGGttgcagatatatacatgaatcctTTGCAGTTCCATCACATCCTGCAATATCATATTACATTCACAATATCATGACTGCAATACTGAATGCAAGGATACAGATTGTAACATCATAGCTAATGCGTGCAACATTAAGCAACGTGGCAAGAAGTCGGCAGTGTTGGCAATGTGGGCAATGCGTGCAGAGGCACAGACGGTAAAAGATATtcagtatacgcatatatacaaatacatactgcatacatatataacatacacaaaagagtgcatgtatacatacatatatacatatacatatacatatatatatatatatatatatatatatatatatatatatatatatatatatatatgtatatacatgtatgtatatatatacatatacatatatatatatatatatatatatatatatatatatatatatatatttatatatatatatatatatatatgtatatatgtatatgtatatatatatatatatatatatatatatatatatatatatgtgtgtgtgtgtgtgtgtgtgtgtatgtatatatatatatgtatatacatatatgtatctacacacacacacacacacacacacacacacacacacacacacacacacatatatatatatatatatatatatatatatatatatatatatatatatatatatatatatatatatgcatatgtatatgtatatatgtatatacatatatgtgcacatacatacatacatacatatatatatatatatgtatatatatatatatatatatatatatatatatatatatatatatattcataaatgtatgtatgtatgtatgtatgtacagtgatACCGAGTGTGATCTTAAGATTCGCCATCCGCGGAGCCTCCTCGTCAGTTGGTCTCCATCCTGCGAATCAGGTCCTTGACGCTCCCGCCAGAGGCCGGAGGATTCGCGGGCTTCGCCGCCGAGGGAGGCGCTGGGGGACCCGATCTCTGAGGTCCCGCCGGCGGCGAGGGTCTCCTTGCCCCAGGAGGCAGCACAGGCATCTTGGGAGAGTCCTTGGGCTTCTTCTGAGttggcggaggcggtggcggcgCTGCCCTCACCGGAGAGGTCTTCTTCGGCGTCGCGGGCTGTCTGCGTCTGCCGTCGAGAGACTCGCTGCTGTTCTCACTCGAGGACACCTCCTTGGAGTGGCTCGGCCTCCCGATGACCTTGtccggggggaagaaggggttgtCCTTCGTCGTGGGCGCTCGGTGGATGTTGTCTTCGCTCTTGTGCGGCTTGAGGGTGtgcggaggggggcggggacggGCTTCCGGGGTCTTGGTCCCGCAGGCGGAGACGACGTCGGTGGAGACGGAGCGGCGGTAGTTGGGCGGCGGCTCATCGAAAGGAGGAGGCGTGCCCTGCCGCGAGTTTCGATTTCCGGCGAGAGGATCCACGACGAAGCGGCTCAGGGGCATGGACTTCTGCGTGACGTAGGGCGGCCGATGAATCTCGCGTTCGGGTGTTTTGGAGGTCTTCCGGGCGGGGAACTTGGGCTGGCTCGCCTCCCGATCCGGGGTCTTGGACGACTTCGGGCTGAACTTCCTCAGGGCGCTCACCAGACTCGTCATCGACATCTGCGACGACACGGGTTCCTTCGTGATCACTTCCTCGTCGTCGACGACGCAGCCCGAGTCGACCGAGAGCGATTGGAGGTACGTGGGGCGATCGAGACCTTCATTGGATTTGTGGTAGAGAACGGGAGAGTCCGAAGGCAGCTGAACCTTCCTCCTAAGGTCAGGAGAGTTCTTCGGCGTGATCGTGACGATGTCAGTCACCAGCTTGTCATCGGCGACACCCCACGTGTTCGTCTTGGACAGGTCCTTGTTGAAATCGACGTCCACTTGACAGATTGTggtcctgtcccctccctctttcgcctcgACTTGACGGTGAACCGCGTGCTTCTCCTTCCCGAGGGGCCCGGCGGACACGACCCAGTGAGTGAACTTTGCCATGAAAAAGCAGCAGCAGGAGTCGATGCAGGAGGCGCAACAAGGGACGCTGGATCTGACGCGAGATCGACCCCGTTTTTCCCACCATCTGCGCAGAAAGTCGAACATGCAGCAGAAGATGATGACCATGGCCAGCAAGAGGAAGAACATGACGATGATGGCCTTCAGGACCGGATTCACTGCGGGCGGAAGTAATGACCTTTCGTCAGACTTTGCCAGCACCTATTTTATCGGCGTTCAAAACGTTTCAAAACTGAACTTCTAGGATATGATTATAGAGCATGACTAATGATTCTAATATCAACTAAATCTCTAAATCAGTTCTTTAtgaaagacaaagcaaaaaacgGAATAACGCTGCCTACTTCGGGGTTCCTCCATGTGCCCGCTGTCGTAGGAGCCTCCGAAGCCAAAGCCTGAGCAGTCCGGAGGGCCGAAGCCGGGGTCGCAGTgacagttgttgttgctgttgcacaCGCCGTGGCCAGAGCAGCCGTTGGGACACTGAGAGACGCCGTCAGGTTCTGCGATGTCCTCGCACCTCTGCTTCACGCACATCTGTTTTAAGGAAGTGTTTGAGTGAGAGACAGTCAAAaggtagaagcagagagagagggggggggggggaagacggtgagagggagaggagagagagaagggagaaagagaaagagaggggagaaagagagagagaggagagagaaagagagaaagaggggggagaaagagtgagtgagaggggagacagagggagagagagagagagagagtgggagaaagagagagagagagtgggggtggagaaagagggagagagaagagaaagaaaggaaacgttTCAAAATGATGCAATTtaccaataaacacaaaacacgaaAAACGCAGTTCCATTACAAGATCATAGCGTACCAACGAACACAACACATACCTTGTTCACGCCACAGCTGGAGCCATCGGGAACCAACCAGAAGGCACTGGGTATGTGCATCGATGCCAAGACGTAGTGGCACTTGCCTAAGTACCCGTAGTGATAAGTGCCCGTGAGCATGGGCTTGCTTGTAGCTGGGAGACAGTGCAGGGTGCCACAGGGGGCGTTTCTGGAATGGTGTGGGGAATgggatcatggtgatgatggctatggtggtgatgatgattgttatagtGGTGGGGATGGTTtggtatgatggtggtgattgtgatggtgatggtactggGCTGATGGTGATTgcaaaggtgatggtgatgatggtactgagatgatggtgattgccaaggtgatggtggtgatgatggtggctataatggtggtggtaattgtgatgatgctGTTGGTTATCATGATGCTGGTGGATATAGTGATGATACTATTGGTAgttattgtgatgatggtggtagcaaTGGTGGCTTTTAaggtagtggtagtaatgatgaggaaggtgatgatggtgatgtaggatatgatgatgataagaatataagaTAACATcatattaacaaatataacagTAATTGATAAAAATGGTCATAGCAGAAATAATCTCTATACTCTTCATAATACTATCACAATTAATACTGACAATGACAGTGGttaaatgataatgtatatatattgcaatctGTTATTTCCCGTTTCAGTTCACTTGACTTTTTTCTATGCTTAGTTTAAGAACCAAATAAGATACTGTATCTACAAAATGCACCGCTGAAAATAGATGACATCACAAAGAGATATGATTGtagttaaacttttttttttttttttttttttttacatatgcctCAATGATTCTCTTCATATCAATGTCCTGGACAAGAGGTATCCCTttaggtgctgtcacactagcacttttccgttaatttttttccaattttcttgttttgtccaTTTTTTGAGCTAATTGTCGATTTTCAAGTCAGActataatgatcgtttccgtctgaaaacctttccgtcaactttttcagccaagcatagtcaaatcaagaattATATTCGagaatttttgtatttatgttaaataaaattgtaaaaaaattgacggaaaaagtgctagtgtgacagcacctttaaccGCGCTTCCATCTGTTATCAAAAAGTACAGTCCAGGCGAAATTTTTTGCGAGACGTGTTTCGAATCCTATCTCGAATAATCATATAATACAACCTTTGCTCGTAAGGGGAATTTCGAAGCTTTATATTGCCCGTAACCGAGCATCATACATCTCAatgcgggaaaggctagatcagtagcaactcgaggaggttatgacgtcagattttaatgacgtcacaaaagctgCGATTCTgcgattgatgatggtgataaacttTCACTCATATCGGTTTTATGAAATTACGTCGCTAAGTCGCTACCAGCACGAAATTCGTGCACTGCTGGACGAGcggtgaatatggtcgatcatttttatCTTTCCGGTTTTCAAAGGGGATGGACAATaaatattttaatggttatattttcattgaacaatcatcaaaataacccTGTGGCTGAGAAGCGTGGGCGGTTATGTTCATACATGAATGACTCAcaagtgggagtcaagccataggcctggattttttactcagcttgaaggaattaagtatttacttttattgataCCTCTATGCActccatgaatgaatgaatgaaagatattttatttaatgtttagGATATCAAGCCGACAAGACTTTATtaagtcaaaaacgcctgaaaatCCATTGAAACTAACTCTGTTGGATATTgttcaaaatgtaaacatgaacacgTGCTCTTCTAAAAATAGCCTGGCCTGGTAtcctaaacattaaaaaaatacctttcattcattcattgagtgcatggaggtattaacaAAAGGAGGTATACTTAATTGCTTTCAGCTTAGTAAAAAATACAGGCTTTTGGCTTGActccactgcgagcaattccacttgagaatcattcatgcataaacataatcgcccactcttctcatccacagggctattttgatcaTTGTTCAATAAAATATAACCATTAGAATCAACATTTTCAATACATTTTGAAAACTGGAAGgatcaaaatgaataataaaccccatgtgctttttccaaaaacagaatcgcaacttttgtgacatcaaaatctgacgtcataacctcctcgaattgctactggTTTAGCCTTTCCCATCTCAATGCACGTCTCCAAGTGTTTCGAATCATCATATAGGACAACCCTAGTTAGTAAGGTTCAAGGGGGATTCCGAAGCTTCATTTTGCCCTTAACCGAGCATCATACCTCTCACTGCACTTCTTTAGCTCGTTCAGACTGCTGTCCCTGAAGCCGCAGTTGCCGTTCGAACTGCCGTGAGTGTTGTACTTGTAGCACTTTTCATCAGCACTGGAGGTCGTCGGCCCCCAGACTGTCCTGCAGCGCTGCTCGTGGCTGCCACACTCTCCCCTGTGACAGtgaccctggggggggggggcgtgttcaACTTTTGTTCTGGTGTTAAGAAGTGGGTGAATGCTCGAAACACTGACTAGTTTTGGTTCGATGTGTTCATGTGCAGACAGATTTAGGACAAGgacagatatagattgatagattgcaGAGATGGATAAGCAGATGGATAGTGAGATAGGAATGATTAACACGATCATGAACGGATGGATAGGCAGAATTTTTTACAACACGCAAGTCCTTCTCGCagtcaaatagacaaatagataaaaatcaaCTCCGCTAGATTTCGTACCAATCCATCGAAGCACAGTTCCCCGTCCCGCTTGAAGACGTCCGCGGGGCAGTACTCGGAGTCCCCGGCGCAGAATTCTGGCAGGTCGCACTCGGACAGGGATTGCCGGCACAAGGACCCGACTGGCAGGGGCTTGCAGGTCTGTGGGACGAAGGGTagcattggtgttgttattgttgtggttgttcatATGAGGACATATTAACATTGCGCTCTTTAGGTCTTGCTatataggctctctctctctccttctccttccctttccctctccctcacgcttctctctcgctctctctccaaataattaaataaatatatgtatatgtgtatgtccctttccctctccctgacccACCGCCGCCCGCCCTACCTCCGTGTCGCAGCAGGCCCCCGAGGCGCAGGTGGCGTTCACAGCCAGCATGCAGGTGTCGGGGTCGCAGCAGGGGTTGTCGCAGAACTCCGCAGGCCCGCAGTCGCATTGCTCCCCACTCTCTACCACGCCGTTGCCGCAGCCAGGACGCGGGTAAATCTTCGTCGGGACGTTCTTCAAGCAGTCGAAGCCGGCACTGGAGAAGCTCTGAGCGAGGTACATCTTGCTGCAGGAACTCCAACCCATGCTGGAGTTGTAGGCGCTGCTGTGGGCGGGAAGGGCGGTTCGTGGGTAAGTGGGACTAACTGTATGAGTGACTGATTACGTAGAATGGGTCATTGCTAAGTCTATTAAAAGTAACCAATtagctatattaaaaaaaaaaaaaaaaatgtaggtaaTTCTAGAGGAGATGGAATATtcgttttttcctatattttccccttaccccctacgaTTTGGGGGGACACGTGGGGAATcgagggtttgggggggggggggcatacaaaGGTCTCCCACACAAACTATCGTAAAAATCCATTTATCGCAAAGATGAGCCAAACTTTCCCACAAAAATAACCGTTTTTAGGGATATTTGAAGGTATCGATGCGCCATACAATGACGTCACAACAAATTTTGAAGAGCGTAAAATGTGAATAGATTATAGAAATTagttaaatgaattaatataatggtaattaataTCGTTTGCAGAGCGTGTCGAAAATCAACTTAAAATTACGCGTGAATGTCTATCAAACTTTCTTGAGCACCACCTTCTGAGTGACATGGTTTGTTTACACTGACTTCGGCGATAAGCGGAGAATGGGACTTTGCGAGCGACAAATTTCGGcactttattttaatattatgacGTAATTATGTCTTTCCGCGCTTTAAATTTGACTTCCCTGATTAGTTTGCATGTTGTTCTTCCATTTTAGTAGCATTTCGTGTTTGTTTACTGAAATTCTATATCCTCCATATTTACCAAAATGTAGTTACATGATACAGTTTCATCGGATGCATCTCCCAAATTTGGCTCTCATGGACTTGGACCAGTTTAGCTCAAATCACCCAATCCACAGTATTACAATATCAAAACACCTTAATGTTCACCAATACAATGTATCATTAGGGAAAAAACACCATTTCCATGCAATCTTCATACAAacgataaaagtaaaaattatattcgacaacgataatgacaaggtGTAAATGCGGAGGAAgataagatgaagaaaggaaactAGAGCTGCGTCaaggaattgattttttttttttttttttttttaagaaaggaaACGCACAATAATTTTTGAAATTAGcttcaagaagaagaggaatctcCAACATAAAAACTGCTTTTTGGGgccatgtgtttttttgtttttttttattcatttaatttttccttttttacgcgATCTACAAACTTACCTGCCAGTTTCTCCCATGACGCACTTGCTACTTTCGCACGTGCAATCTTTCGCGTCCTCATCGTGATGCATGCCTAGGTTGTGGCCCATCTCGTGCGCAACCGTCTGTGCAACGATGCCCACGGCCTCGTTCTTGTCCTGCACGACGCTCACGGAGGAGTTCTTGCTGTCGAGACGAAGGAATCTTTAGGCTTCTTCTAGTGTTTGTGAGAATATCTAaggacttttctctctttctttttaattttccgatcctttttttttttggggggggggcttgaaaTATTAGGGATTTCTAGGATATGTTCAGGAATTCTTGAACATCGGGATTTTGGAGACGGGTTGTAGAAGAATATCTAAaggttatatttatttttctatttcatgttatatatttatctgtatattttagATTTTGCGGGTTGTTAGCGTTGTTAGTTTGCTCGATTTTTATTGGGATTTCCATAAATTTAGTTACATGATAATATAGGGGAATCTGATTCTCTTTACCTACGgactttgttgtctttgtttgtgttgtttttcccaagcacttttttattctgttgttatttctttggctttctttgtAATTATGTGTAAGAATCGATTTAGTACTTgcagttatatatgaatatgtatgtatgtatgtgtatgtgtgtgtgtgtgtgtgtgtgtgtgtgtgtgtgtgtgtgtgtgtgtgtgtgtgtgtgtgtgtgtgtgtgtgtgtgtgtgtgagtgtgtgagtgtgtgagtgtgtgagtgtgtgagtgtgtgtgtgagtgtgtgagtgtgtgtgtgtgtgtgtgtgtgtgtgtgagtgtgtgtgtgtgtgtggatacaaaaTCAGACAACAGGCATTTCAAGGACTTACCTGCACATGCCCCTCACGGTGGCATACCCGACGGTTGATCCCACGAAATCCACTCTCCTGCAAGAAAAAGATATTGATCATTTTTAAAATCAGGGAGTTATGTACAGGTGCTAAAATATCTATTGTTTTTGATTATGCACGaggatatacatttattattttcatatgtatacacacatacatacgtatatacacacatacacatgcgtacacacacacacacacatatacacacacacacctacacaaacacacacacacacctacacaaacacacacatacatacgtacacaaacaaatgcacacacacaaatctttgAACCAATAACCATTACAATCACCAAAAACTTTAACCCTCACCcctgcccccccatcccccccaaaaaaactcaCGTCAACAGCACAGTGTTGTCATTGGGTAAATTAGGCCTATCCTGAAGCAGCTTTCGTCGGTAGGCCGTGAATCTGGCGAGGAGGTCTTCGTGATTGTTTGTAACTGCGATTTTGTCGGAGTCGTCCCACACAATGAGGTCGGCGAGGACAACCACGACGCCGAGAGGGCGGTACATCTGCGGgcgtgagggagaaagggcgttGGTGATGGTGAATATTGATGGGGATGAATGGTGGGAGTGACGGTGgagcaatgatggtgatattgttaCAGTACGTACAGTCTCAGAAAAGGAATAACTGGCATCTTAGCCCGGagattttattttagattttatttttctattctaatcagctgactcattatgcatgtttgtgcgtgtgtggaattTTAAGACGGAATACATCTGTTGTTTAAGGATAATGTTGTGGTAATAGTTATCACAGGTATAATAATTACAGGGGTAATGGTAACACTATTTGtgatcagaatgatgataatagtggaaataacaataaggataataatatgattacagttgataataagaatgacgatgATATCGACTTAAAAACAGTAATGTTAagaatgagaacaatgatgatgatgataatatcaataatggtgatggtgaagaggaggacAATGAACAACGACAAAAAGAACTAGttataacaatagcattaaaaataaggataatgataaacaaagataatagaattacagagaaaaaaaaaacatcattttcaACCCCAaggcccccgccccccgccatcCGCCGACACTCACCGCGTTCACGATGTTGACCATGGCGCGGCAGCGAGCCTCCACCTTGTCGCCGAACTTGCGGTAGAAGCTGTTGTCGGCCACGAGGACCACCTCCACGAAGCGGGTCAGCTTGTCCGTCCAGAGGGGCCCGTGCAGCGCCCCGCGACGCACCTGCACCCACAGGGGAAGCACAggtgtggggaagagagggggataagataTGGtgtaggagggaaaagggtggcaCTACTGATATTAACTGTAGAGAGTCAGGTTTGTCTCTTTATAGGGACGGCcatcaaacaaaatcaaaacgcTTTTTCGCTCACGCTCACAACAGtggtgggcaaaagatcaacaatggccgctgaatcaACTGTGAGAACCATGTCAACCTATTgcaaatctctcgatttagttgctgaaaaacgtcatgatgaaaaacgtgttctaaaggtacagaaagcttaccagatcctttctctctctctgatggctggtctgaaagccccattggttggcccatgttagttttggtcatatttatctctacctaatacatACGCCGGTTAGTTACACAGGAGAGGAGTTGAATGCTACAAGTCACTTGAAactttcaagtatttttcttaatttttaaaacaaaacagaataatgGAATTTGGCATTCAACATACGAAAAAAATCAGAATTTAGCTATCTATTTGTTGGGCCATACTAATTGGTTGATGCGACCGTTATACACacacctggtgtttacacatacaATGAATgaaaggcctacaaatctctggaagggtacaagtaagtACTTAATACTGCTTATAATGAGACTGGTTcgtagtcgtaggattaaattTTCAAgaacttgtgaaattctttcttgctcgctctttgccttttaggcctggttttatgaaaagttgctcaaaacaaGGGTTTTGCCAatatttttcggacgttatagccagacttttctaaaatGTTAAACttacattcccacgcaatactcatcGTGATACCTTGAAAAGATTGAAGTAAATTGCCTGAAGTTGTTGAGAGGGCGGTGTAGCAGTCATTAGATTCActcttcattttgttcccatttaatgtcttACGGCCTTCGTTCAGAGAAAGTTTTCAAATCAAATAaactgaaacttaaagtgaaagaagatactcaatagtaaccagtcacccacaGCATCCACCACCGCCTAGGCCCAtgcctaaccacggggaaatacatcccctaggAAGAGTTATGACGGtataacataaccgtttaaattttagaatatctttatagaaactcttacatcactcccaggtgaaggatcaaagttcttgcgattgatagccaaagtctccttctctcggggtcttttggaaaacaattaaaactcaaaTTTGgacctttttgctgtccatttgcacatccaataataatgcaactgttaaccatgtcgaagtttcttaaatgtgaaaaaggatgcgaatcttatatTAATCGAGAAAAAAGGGACGACGTTCGCGACAGACCAACACTTAATAACGAAGTTCgtgagattttgttgtttttgcccaccactgcctccgactgatcacgtgacagctctggtgacgtTACGATGGCCGTCCCTATACGTAGaggtaaatactatatatatatatatatatatatatatatatatatatctatatatgtatatttgtatatatatatatatagatatatatgtatgtgtatatatatatatatatatatatatatatatatatatatatatatatatatatatatatatatatatatatatgtttttatatatatatatgtatatttatatatatatacatatatatatatatacatatatatatatatataaatatatatatatatatatatatatatatatatatatatatatatatatatatatatatatatatatatatatatattgaacaataTATACGTATGCGCAGTGAAATTACATCAGATCAGATACTCGTATTCTTATTAATAATTCTTATAATCTATAATTCTACTGACC harbors:
- the LOC113820732 gene encoding disintegrin and metalloproteinase domain-containing protein 9 isoform X1 encodes the protein MCSSPRRSPVTPTSRTSVLPHHLLLLLLLLCTRASSSPSPGPPTSPLPHERPWGEEHLGGGDATVSSDGDERGRVFSQGVGVRSSEWFVEEPTLDIITRPIISMTGRSHVTVEFRKDNHHLLVVMHPTSDLLAETFRKPESGDPEDPRRRQECDFQGTVTDLPGSWAALTLCGEVRGVVVVSGRELLVEPLPGTRNPEGPHRIFSREQVESVPGKCGVNTEHEESEEKPDIPPASHRVRRGALHGPLWTDKLTRFVEVVLVADNSFYRKFGDKVEARCRAMVNIVNAMYRPLGVVVVLADLIVWDDSDKIAVTNNHEDLLARFTAYRRKLLQDRPNLPNDNTVLLTRVDFVGSTVGYATVRGMCSKNSSVSVVQDKNEAVGIVAQTVAHEMGHNLGMHHDEDAKDCTCESSKCVMGETGSSAYNSSMGWSSCSKMYLAQSFSSAGFDCLKNVPTKIYPRPGCGNGVVESGEQCDCGPAEFCDNPCCDPDTCMLAVNATCASGACCDTETCKPLPVGSLCRQSLSECDLPEFCAGDSEYCPADVFKRDGELCFDGLGHCHRGECGSHEQRCRTVWGPTTSSADEKCYKYNTHGSSNGNCGFRDSSLNELKKCSERNAPCGTLHCLPATSKPMLTGTYHYGYLGKCHYVLASMHIPSAFWLVPDGSSCGVNKMCVKQRCEDIAEPDGVSQCPNGCSGHGVCNSNNNCHCDPGFGPPDCSGFGFGGSYDSGHMEEPRMNPVLKAIIVMFFLLLAMVIIFCCMFDFLRRWWEKRGRSRVRSSVPCCASCIDSCCCFFMAKFTHWVVSAGPLGKEKHAVHRQVEAKEGGDRTTICQVDVDFNKDLSKTNTWGVADDKLVTDIVTITPKNSPDLRRKVQLPSDSPVLYHKSNEGLDRPTYLQSLSVDSGCVVDDEEVITKEPVSSQMSMTSLVSALRKFSPKSSKTPDREASQPKFPARKTSKTPEREIHRPPYVTQKSMPLSRFVVDPLAGNRNSRQGTPPPFDEPPPNYRRSVSTDVVSACGTKTPEARPRPPPHTLKPHKSEDNIHRAPTTKDNPFFPPDKVIGRPSHSKEVSSSENSSESLDGRRRQPATPKKTSPVRAAPPPPPPTQKKPKDSPKMPVLPPGARRPSPPAGPQRSGPPAPPSAAKPANPPASGGSVKDLIRRMETN
- the LOC113820732 gene encoding disintegrin and metalloproteinase domain-containing protein 9 isoform X2, with product MCSSPRRSPVTPTSRTSVLPHHLLLLLLLLCTRASSSPSPGPPTSPLPHERPWGEEHLGGGDATVSSDGDERGRVFSQGVGVRSSEWFVEEPTLDIITRPIISMTGRSHVTVEFRKDNHHLLVVMHPTSDLLAETFRKPESGDPEDPRRRQECDFQGTVTDLPGSWAALTLCGEVRGVVVVSGRELLVEPLPGTRNPEGPHRIFSREQVESVPGKCGVNTEHEESEEKPDIPPASHRVRRGALHGPLWTDKLTRFVEVVLVADNSFYRKFGDKVEARCRAMVNIVNAMYRPLGVVVVLADLIVWDDSDKIAVTNNHEDLLARFTAYRRKLLQDRPNLPNDNTVLLTRVDFVGSTVGYATVRGMCSKNSSVSVVQDKNEAVGIVAQTVAHEMGHNLGMHHDEDAKDCTCESSKCVMGETGSAYNSSMGWSSCSKMYLAQSFSSAGFDCLKNVPTKIYPRPGCGNGVVESGEQCDCGPAEFCDNPCCDPDTCMLAVNATCASGACCDTETCKPLPVGSLCRQSLSECDLPEFCAGDSEYCPADVFKRDGELCFDGLGHCHRGECGSHEQRCRTVWGPTTSSADEKCYKYNTHGSSNGNCGFRDSSLNELKKCSERNAPCGTLHCLPATSKPMLTGTYHYGYLGKCHYVLASMHIPSAFWLVPDGSSCGVNKMCVKQRCEDIAEPDGVSQCPNGCSGHGVCNSNNNCHCDPGFGPPDCSGFGFGGSYDSGHMEEPRMNPVLKAIIVMFFLLLAMVIIFCCMFDFLRRWWEKRGRSRVRSSVPCCASCIDSCCCFFMAKFTHWVVSAGPLGKEKHAVHRQVEAKEGGDRTTICQVDVDFNKDLSKTNTWGVADDKLVTDIVTITPKNSPDLRRKVQLPSDSPVLYHKSNEGLDRPTYLQSLSVDSGCVVDDEEVITKEPVSSQMSMTSLVSALRKFSPKSSKTPDREASQPKFPARKTSKTPEREIHRPPYVTQKSMPLSRFVVDPLAGNRNSRQGTPPPFDEPPPNYRRSVSTDVVSACGTKTPEARPRPPPHTLKPHKSEDNIHRAPTTKDNPFFPPDKVIGRPSHSKEVSSSENSSESLDGRRRQPATPKKTSPVRAAPPPPPPTQKKPKDSPKMPVLPPGARRPSPPAGPQRSGPPAPPSAAKPANPPASGGSVKDLIRRMETN